Proteins encoded by one window of Kiritimatiellia bacterium:
- a CDS encoding NAD(+)/NADH kinase yields the protein MNRIGITANTGKPAVDSAIATVTRFARAAGWTLIACDETAELCAEIRRVCADRFADGLDAMIAMGGDGTMLRAARQLCGRDVPLLGVNLGSLGFLASVPLDRLDEALRRLAEGSCVVSRRSQLSATVVREGVEAGTYCALNDVVLGWGDTSRIVTLELRMNGRTVGVFTCDGLIVSTPTGSTGHSLSAGGPILHPEAAVFVVNPICPHTLSHRPMVVPDTQHIEVVSRRSSKELIVAVDGQDHHRIAEGDRVEIRKAPHTLRFLHLPGDDYFDLLRQKLHWRGSAV from the coding sequence GTGAACCGCATCGGCATCACCGCGAACACCGGCAAACCGGCGGTGGACAGTGCGATCGCGACGGTCACACGATTTGCCCGCGCAGCCGGCTGGACGCTGATCGCGTGCGACGAAACCGCAGAGCTCTGTGCGGAGATCCGGCGCGTCTGTGCGGATCGCTTCGCCGACGGCCTCGACGCGATGATCGCGATGGGCGGGGACGGCACAATGTTGCGCGCCGCGCGGCAGCTGTGCGGCCGAGACGTGCCGCTGCTGGGGGTGAACCTGGGCAGCCTGGGGTTTCTCGCCAGCGTCCCGCTGGATCGTCTCGACGAGGCGCTGCGTCGGCTCGCGGAAGGATCGTGCGTGGTCTCCCGCCGCAGTCAGCTGTCCGCGACAGTGGTTCGGGAGGGCGTTGAAGCGGGCACCTACTGCGCACTGAACGACGTGGTGCTCGGCTGGGGTGACACCTCGCGCATTGTCACACTGGAGCTCCGGATGAACGGCCGCACGGTGGGCGTCTTCACCTGCGACGGCCTGATCGTGTCCACTCCCACCGGCAGCACCGGGCACTCGCTTTCCGCCGGCGGTCCGATTCTCCATCCCGAGGCGGCGGTGTTCGTCGTCAATCCCATCTGCCCGCACACCCTGAGCCACCGGCCCATGGTCGTTCCGGACACGCAGCACATTGAGGTCGTCTCACGGCGATCCAGCAAGGAGCTGATCGTTGCGGTTGACGGCCAGGATCACCACCGAATCGCGGAGGGTGACCGGGTCGAGATCCGCAAGGCCCCCCACACACTCCGCTTTCTGCACCTGCCGGGCGACGATTACTTCGACCTTCTGCGCCAGAAGCTGCACTGGCGCGGCTCCGCCGTCTGA
- a CDS encoding Re/Si-specific NAD(P)(+) transhydrogenase subunit alpha, with protein sequence MKVFCPRETRPGETRVPVTPASAERLVRLGVEVAVEAGLGATIGAADADYTARGVQILSREEGLATADWVFRLRPPPPEEAAAARPDSFHIGFLEPFTNRPLIEAFARSGATALSVELIPRTTIAQKMDALSSQANLAGYVAVILAAERLPKILPMMMTPAGTIAPARVLVIGAGVAGLQAIATARRLGARVEAYDTRPVVKEQVQSLGAKFVDIDVGETGQTKDGYAKQLTEEQLARQRAALARHCAEADVVITTAQVFGRRAPRIITAEMLNGMRPGSVVVDLAVETGGNVEGVEPDREIDRNGVRILGLSNLPGRVPVAASQMYAANLANFLEHFWDRNAKTFRWSDEDEILKGMTVTRGGRVVHAAVRESLGL encoded by the coding sequence ATGAAGGTGTTCTGTCCACGGGAAACGCGTCCCGGCGAGACGCGGGTGCCCGTCACGCCGGCCTCGGCGGAACGGCTGGTTCGGCTCGGTGTGGAGGTCGCCGTGGAAGCGGGCCTGGGTGCAACGATCGGTGCGGCCGACGCCGACTACACCGCGCGGGGCGTGCAGATCCTCTCCCGGGAGGAGGGGCTGGCCACCGCCGACTGGGTCTTCCGGCTCCGCCCGCCGCCACCGGAAGAAGCCGCTGCCGCAAGACCCGACTCGTTCCACATCGGCTTTCTCGAACCGTTCACGAACCGGCCTCTGATCGAGGCCTTCGCGAGATCCGGTGCGACCGCGCTTTCGGTGGAGCTGATTCCCCGCACAACGATCGCGCAGAAAATGGATGCGCTCAGCTCCCAGGCGAATCTCGCCGGCTACGTTGCGGTGATTCTCGCCGCGGAGCGCCTGCCGAAGATTCTACCGATGATGATGACGCCGGCCGGTACGATCGCGCCGGCGCGCGTGCTGGTGATCGGCGCGGGCGTCGCGGGACTGCAGGCGATCGCGACCGCGCGGCGGCTCGGGGCACGCGTCGAAGCCTACGACACCCGACCGGTCGTGAAAGAGCAGGTGCAGTCACTCGGCGCGAAGTTTGTGGACATTGATGTCGGCGAGACCGGGCAGACAAAAGACGGCTACGCGAAGCAGCTCACCGAAGAACAGCTGGCGCGCCAGCGGGCGGCGCTCGCACGGCACTGCGCGGAGGCGGACGTGGTGATCACCACCGCGCAGGTGTTTGGACGCCGCGCGCCACGGATCATCACCGCGGAGATGCTCAACGGCATGCGGCCAGGCAGCGTGGTGGTGGATCTGGCGGTGGAGACCGGCGGCAACGTCGAAGGGGTCGAACCGGACCGCGAAATCGACCGCAACGGCGTTCGCATTCTCGGACTGTCGAATCTGCCGGGACGTGTGCCGGTCGCCGCCAGTCAAATGTACGCGGCAAACCTCGCAAACTTCCTCGAGCATTTCTGGGACCGAAACGCGAAGACATTCCGATGGTCGGACGAGGACGAGATCCTGAAGGGCATGACGGTGACGCGGGGCGGCCGCGTGGTGCATGCGGCGGTTCGCGAGTCGCTCGGGCTGTAG
- a CDS encoding NAD(P) transhydrogenase subunit alpha gives MLGLLFFVFVLAVFLGLELISKVPSQLHTPLMSGSNAISGITIVGALVAAGQPQGGPLVTVLGTIAVAAAMINVVGGYLVTDRMLAMFKHKEGGGK, from the coding sequence ATGTTGGGCCTGCTGTTTTTCGTGTTTGTGCTGGCCGTGTTCCTCGGCCTTGAGCTGATCTCAAAGGTGCCGTCGCAGCTGCACACGCCGTTGATGAGCGGTTCGAACGCGATTTCCGGAATCACGATCGTGGGCGCGCTGGTCGCGGCGGGGCAGCCGCAGGGGGGGCCGCTGGTGACGGTGCTGGGCACGATCGCGGTGGCAGCCGCGATGATCAACGTCGTCGGCGGTTATCTGGTGACGGACCGGATGCTCGCGATGTTCAAGCACAAGGAGGGAGGCGGAAAGTAA
- a CDS encoding NAD(P)(+) transhydrogenase (Re/Si-specific) subunit beta, with amino-acid sequence MFAPDHPLITALYIVASGLFIIGLKMLNRAATARRGNLISGVGMLTAIVATCLLAGMRFEWILLGAVVGSAIGAVAAYAVKMTAMPEMVGLFNGFGGLASMLVAWAEYHKWRQEGWTAYHQLLGPGAPDSPVFTAAAIAFTALVGAVTFSGSVVAFLKLAEWITGRPILFRGQRLANGAIVLVVLAAAGLVVARPEAPWAYGAFAAVMVVGLLLGVTSVIPIGGADMPVVISLLNSYSGVAAAAAGFIILNNGLIVAGSLVGASGLILTNIMCKAMNRSLGNVLFSGFGAVETAADASAAQGEVKPISVEDAYYILEAARSVVFVPGYGMAVAQAQHVVRELGQLLEKNGAEVKYCIHPVAGRMPGHMNVLLAEANVPYEQLVEPGDVNPTIDNVDVAIVIGANDVVNPAAREDPKSPLWGMPIINVDQARTCIVLKRSMRPGFAGVENPLFFKPNTRMLFGDAKASVSALVAEFKSE; translated from the coding sequence ATGTTCGCCCCGGACCACCCGCTGATCACCGCGTTGTACATCGTCGCCTCCGGGCTGTTCATCATCGGCCTGAAAATGCTGAACCGCGCGGCGACCGCGCGCCGCGGCAACCTGATCTCCGGCGTCGGCATGCTGACGGCGATCGTCGCGACCTGCTTGCTGGCCGGCATGCGTTTCGAGTGGATCCTGTTGGGAGCGGTCGTCGGCTCGGCGATCGGCGCGGTGGCCGCCTACGCGGTGAAGATGACCGCGATGCCCGAAATGGTGGGACTGTTCAACGGGTTCGGCGGCCTCGCGAGCATGCTGGTGGCGTGGGCCGAGTATCACAAGTGGCGGCAGGAGGGATGGACGGCCTACCACCAGTTGCTCGGCCCTGGGGCGCCAGACAGCCCGGTGTTCACCGCGGCGGCGATCGCGTTCACCGCCCTCGTCGGCGCGGTGACGTTTTCCGGCAGTGTCGTCGCGTTTCTGAAGCTGGCGGAGTGGATCACCGGCCGCCCGATTCTCTTCCGCGGCCAGCGGCTCGCGAATGGCGCGATCGTACTGGTCGTGCTCGCGGCCGCGGGGCTGGTCGTGGCACGGCCCGAGGCACCGTGGGCGTACGGCGCCTTTGCGGCGGTGATGGTCGTCGGTCTGTTGCTGGGCGTCACTTCGGTGATTCCGATCGGCGGAGCGGACATGCCGGTGGTAATCTCGCTCTTGAACAGCTACTCGGGTGTCGCGGCGGCGGCCGCCGGGTTCATCATCCTGAACAACGGGTTGATCGTCGCCGGTTCGCTGGTGGGCGCCAGCGGCCTGATCCTCACCAACATCATGTGCAAGGCGATGAATCGCTCGCTGGGCAACGTGCTGTTCAGCGGATTCGGCGCGGTGGAGACGGCCGCCGATGCCTCGGCCGCGCAGGGTGAAGTGAAGCCCATCAGCGTAGAGGACGCGTACTACATCCTCGAGGCGGCTCGCTCGGTGGTTTTTGTACCGGGATACGGAATGGCGGTTGCGCAGGCGCAGCATGTTGTGCGCGAGCTCGGGCAGCTCCTCGAGAAAAACGGCGCGGAGGTGAAGTACTGCATTCATCCGGTCGCGGGCCGAATGCCCGGCCACATGAACGTGCTGCTGGCGGAGGCGAACGTGCCGTACGAACAGCTCGTCGAGCCCGGCGACGTGAACCCGACGATCGACAACGTGGACGTCGCAATCGTGATCGGTGCCAACGACGTGGTGAATCCCGCCGCGCGCGAGGACCCAAAGAGCCCGTTGTGGGGGATGCCGATCATCAACGTGGACCAGGCGCGGACCTGCATCGTGTTGAAACGCTCGATGCGGCCAGGGTTTGCGGGCGTGGAGAACCCGCTGTTTTTCAAGCCCAACACCCGCATGCTGTTCGGAGACGCGAAAGCCTCGGTCTCCGCGCTCGTCGCGGAGTTCAAGTCCGAATAG
- a CDS encoding alpha-L-rhamnosidase has translation MKVLTRAVGLLVTLVLATGIPPWRTSASDPPNVTAAVRRIFLPVRAHDGNAGVIPVEPIDSAAWIWHPAYAGVPEPGRSNVPDSLTRVWGGRLAYFDSGWRGPVFLRFRREFIGREAPLRIHVSADERFELFLDGIRIARGPDRSTVDAWTFKTYEIHIGPGPHRLDALCWSLGPLSPIAQLTWRGGFILKADDPYDAELTTGKAAWQVEQLEGLRVEPPAMREIFGVGGELTAEGCGPQWKQGAAVPAVVVREPVRNAPYGIWTAGWRLRPSTLPDMLDRRVQTGRIVAIARTGDVQRVWSAEDGRDAELGAWQKLIEGRSELTVPPRTDLQVLWDLDDYYCAHPVLEVAGGKDAEIRWSWAESLYLPGGRAKGHRDEFSGKVFRGMTDTFRPDGGTSRWFSTHWWRAGRWCRLTVRTADEPLTLRTLALDETRYPLEMDGSFECDDPEIAGIVRLSVRGMQMCSHETFMDCPYYEQLMYVGDSRLEMLTTYAMTRDDRLVRRGIELFDRSRANGGFVNERFPAHEPQMSTTFSMIWTLMLRDHAWWRNDPDWVRARATGMRAMLELFEHYRNADGLLANLPGWSFMDWVPTWKVGIAPDGRFGVSSLNNLLYVLALRAAAEVETALGEPALAARWTARADATAAAIRRAFWNESRGLLADNLAHTEFSEHAQCLALLADVLPPAEARRAFDGLLRDPNLSRTTIYFSFYLLETWWKMGRGDLIVPRLDFWKELLRQGLRTPVEMPGDTRSDCHAWGSHPLFHLFASVAGIRPAEPWFRSVRVAPQPGPWRSIRAKLPHPTGWVSVALRFERDTCEAEIELPPATPGVLVWGGQQTPLRGGRNRVTATR, from the coding sequence ATGAAGGTCCTCACGCGCGCGGTCGGCCTGCTCGTCACGCTCGTTCTTGCCACCGGCATACCCCCGTGGCGGACGTCCGCCAGTGATCCGCCCAACGTCACGGCGGCGGTGCGGCGCATCTTTCTGCCCGTACGCGCCCACGACGGGAACGCCGGCGTGATCCCCGTCGAGCCCATCGATTCCGCAGCCTGGATCTGGCACCCCGCATATGCCGGTGTGCCGGAACCGGGACGTAGCAACGTACCCGATTCGCTGACGCGGGTTTGGGGAGGCCGGCTGGCTTACTTCGACTCGGGCTGGCGCGGTCCGGTGTTTCTCCGCTTCCGCCGCGAATTCATCGGTCGAGAGGCGCCACTGCGGATCCACGTCAGTGCGGACGAACGTTTCGAACTTTTCCTCGACGGCATCCGCATCGCGCGCGGCCCGGATCGTTCCACCGTAGACGCGTGGACATTCAAAACCTACGAAATCCACATCGGGCCGGGCCCGCATCGGCTGGACGCGCTCTGCTGGAGCCTTGGCCCGCTCTCGCCGATCGCTCAACTGACCTGGCGCGGCGGGTTCATTCTGAAGGCGGATGACCCGTATGACGCCGAGCTGACCACCGGCAAGGCGGCCTGGCAGGTCGAGCAGCTCGAAGGGCTCCGCGTAGAGCCACCGGCAATGCGGGAGATTTTCGGAGTTGGGGGCGAGCTGACGGCGGAGGGATGCGGGCCACAGTGGAAGCAGGGCGCCGCAGTGCCGGCGGTGGTGGTGCGCGAACCGGTGCGCAACGCCCCCTATGGGATCTGGACGGCCGGCTGGCGGCTTCGGCCGTCCACACTGCCGGACATGCTCGACCGCCGCGTGCAAACGGGACGGATCGTCGCGATCGCCCGGACCGGCGATGTGCAGCGAGTGTGGTCCGCCGAGGACGGCCGCGACGCCGAGCTGGGGGCATGGCAGAAACTCATCGAGGGGCGAAGCGAACTGACGGTGCCTCCGCGGACCGACCTGCAGGTGCTGTGGGACCTCGACGACTACTACTGCGCCCACCCGGTGCTCGAGGTGGCCGGCGGAAAAGACGCGGAAATCCGCTGGAGTTGGGCGGAGTCGCTCTATCTGCCGGGCGGCCGCGCGAAGGGGCACCGCGACGAGTTCTCCGGCAAAGTGTTTCGGGGAATGACGGACACCTTCCGGCCGGACGGCGGCACTTCGCGCTGGTTTTCCACCCACTGGTGGCGAGCGGGACGGTGGTGTCGGCTGACCGTCCGGACGGCCGACGAACCATTGACCCTCCGAACCCTGGCGTTGGACGAGACCCGATATCCGCTGGAGATGGACGGCTCGTTCGAGTGCGACGATCCCGAGATCGCCGGCATCGTTCGGCTCTCGGTGCGCGGCATGCAGATGTGCTCGCACGAGACGTTCATGGACTGCCCCTACTACGAGCAACTGATGTATGTGGGCGACTCACGGCTCGAAATGTTGACGACCTACGCGATGACGCGCGACGACCGCCTTGTGCGCCGCGGCATTGAGCTGTTCGACCGTTCCCGCGCGAACGGCGGCTTCGTGAACGAGCGCTTCCCGGCCCACGAACCGCAGATGTCCACGACCTTTTCGATGATCTGGACGCTGATGCTCCGCGATCACGCGTGGTGGCGCAACGACCCCGACTGGGTCCGCGCGCGCGCAACGGGCATGCGGGCGATGCTCGAGCTGTTCGAACACTACCGCAATGCGGACGGCCTGCTCGCCAATCTGCCCGGTTGGTCCTTCATGGACTGGGTGCCCACATGGAAGGTCGGCATCGCGCCGGACGGGAGGTTCGGCGTCTCCTCGCTGAACAACCTGCTCTATGTGTTAGCGCTGCGCGCCGCGGCCGAGGTGGAGACCGCGCTCGGCGAGCCGGCACTTGCCGCCCGCTGGACGGCCCGGGCCGACGCGACCGCGGCCGCCATCCGCCGCGCGTTCTGGAACGAATCGCGTGGACTGCTCGCCGATAACCTCGCGCACACAGAGTTCAGCGAGCACGCGCAGTGTCTTGCGCTCCTTGCGGACGTGCTGCCGCCTGCTGAGGCCCGGCGCGCGTTCGACGGTCTGCTGCGCGATCCGAATCTCAGTCGCACGACGATCTATTTCAGCTTCTACCTGCTCGAGACCTGGTGGAAGATGGGACGAGGCGATCTGATCGTGCCTCGCCTCGACTTCTGGAAGGAGCTGCTGCGGCAGGGACTGCGCACGCCGGTGGAAATGCCGGGCGACACACGTTCCGATTGCCATGCCTGGGGCAGTCATCCGTTGTTCCACCTCTTCGCCAGCGTCGCCGGCATCCGGCCCGCTGAGCCGTGGTTCCGATCGGTCCGGGTTGCGCCGCAGCCTGGTCCGTGGCGCTCGATCCGCGCGAAGTTGCCGCACCCGACGGGCTGGGTATCGGTTGCGCTGCGCTTCGAGCGGGACACCTGTGAGGCGGAGATCGAACTGCCGCCCGCGACCCCCGGCGTGCTGGTTTGGGGCGGGCAGCAGACGCCGTTGCGCGGCGGTCGGAACCGCGTGACGGCGACGCGGTGA